ATCTCATCGGTTTGCGCGATCCCTACGGCATTCGGCCTCTTTCGTTGGGCCGAGTAAAAGATTCTTACGTCTTCTGTTCGGAAACCACCGCCTTAGACATAATCGGCGGAGAATATATCCGCACCGTAGAACCCGGCGAAATGATCATCATCTCCAAGGACGGCATTACGAGCCGTTTCTTCGCGCAGCGACAGACGTATGCGCAGTGCATTTTCGAATTGGTCTATTTTTCCAGACCGGACAGCCTCATCTTCGGGCGGGAAGTGCATCCCGCAAGGGAAAACTTAGGGCGGATTTTGGCTAGGGAATGCCCCACGAAAGCGGATATAGTCATTCCCGTACCCGACTCCAGCGTCTGTTCCGCTATCGGGTACTCGCTAGAAAGCGGAATTCCTTATCAACAAGGCATAATCCGCAGCCATTATATCGGACGCACTTTTATCGAACCGAGCCAAAGCATCCGCGATTTCGGAGCGAAGATCAAATACAATCCCGTACCTTCGGTATTGAAGGGTAAAAAAGTCATCGTTGTAGACGATTCCATTGTTCGGGGCACAACGATCCGCAAGATCGTCAAAATGCTGCGCAAAGCGGGCGCCGAGGAAATCCATCTGCGCATCGCATCGCCGGTTTGGATCGAATCCTGCTTCTACGGCATCGATACGCCCGAACGCAACCGGCTGATCGGAGCGACGCATACGCTGGAGGAAATCAAGCGGCATTTGCGGGTGGATTCGATTTATTATCTATCCGTGGATGGATTGCTCAAAGCGGTGGGAGGGACGGAAAAAGAGTTCTGCACCGCCTGCTTCAGCGGCAAATATCCCATCCAATGGAATCGCAGCCCCAACGGCTATTCGACGAAGACTTTCGTGAAAGCGGAAGAGAAACTAGTGCACGTCGTATTCGAACTCGACGAGGAAATCGAAGAAGTTACGTCGGACAAGTAATTGGAATGAAGAATGAAGAATGAATAGTCTCTTTCCATGTGAATGAATGGTGGGACTCGCTTCGCTCGACCCAC
The window above is part of the Candidatus Omnitrophota bacterium genome. Proteins encoded here:
- the purF gene encoding amidophosphoribosyltransferase; this translates as MSDPMKEYCGVFGIAAHPEASHLTYLGLYALQHRGQESAGIVTAEGEHPSAHHGMGRVADVFLEGDLDKLRGDRAIGHVRYSTTGSSDLRNAQPILCEYRRGWVAVAHNGNLINTMELRNDLEAKGSIFRTSTDSEILIHLLARSERADFIMALEESLLKLSGAYSMVIMNDQYLIGLRDPYGIRPLSLGRVKDSYVFCSETTALDIIGGEYIRTVEPGEMIIISKDGITSRFFAQRQTYAQCIFELVYFSRPDSLIFGREVHPARENLGRILARECPTKADIVIPVPDSSVCSAIGYSLESGIPYQQGIIRSHYIGRTFIEPSQSIRDFGAKIKYNPVPSVLKGKKVIVVDDSIVRGTTIRKIVKMLRKAGAEEIHLRIASPVWIESCFYGIDTPERNRLIGATHTLEEIKRHLRVDSIYYLSVDGLLKAVGGTEKEFCTACFSGKYPIQWNRSPNGYSTKTFVKAEEKLVHVVFELDEEIEEVTSDK